Proteins from one Ranitomeya variabilis isolate aRanVar5 chromosome 1, aRanVar5.hap1, whole genome shotgun sequence genomic window:
- the LOC143792915 gene encoding lecithin retinol acyltransferase-like isoform X1, with product MKDNSAANTCLAVLKVSIMKSLLFGLMVFIFEKILIFSNLKKFSLAKRKVGARSTESCTLKRGDLLQVPRTLFVHFGIYLGNNKVAHLMPDILPAISEDKYLIGKVVTNKRLILGVLAKVASIRVDIVQDFAYGGSIIVNHMDKSFKTKPLSNEEVAQRAEKLVGATSYSLLWDNCEHFVTYCRYGSPVSFQTDKFCDILKKIIRDQRSIVISAAVGLALTLCLGIGPFTTLPSFLITFSLWMAS from the exons ATGAAAGACAACTCGGCAGCTAATACATGCCTTGCAGTACTCAAGGTGAGCATCATGAAATCCCTTCTGTTCGGACTGATGGTCTTCATCTTTGAAAAAATCCTCATTTTTTCAAACTTAAAGAAGTTTAGCTTGGCAAAGAGGAAAGTTGGAGCAAGAAGTACTGAGTCTTGCACACTGAAAAGAGGAGACTTGTTACAGGTCCCCAGGACTCTCTTCGTTCATTTTGGGATTTACTTGGGAAATAACAAGGTTGCCCATCTGATGCCTGATATCCTCCCTGCAATTTCAGAAGACAAGTATCTAATTGGGAAAGTCGTTACCAACAAAAGGCTGATCCTGGGCGTCCTGGCTAAGGTGGCCAGTATAAGGGTGGACATTGTACAAGACTTTGCCTATGGTGGAAGTATAATAGTTAATCACATGGACAAGAGTTTCAAGACAAAACCTCTTTCTAATGAAGAAGTGGCTCAGCGGGCTGAGAAACTTGTGGGGGCCACATCATACAGCCTGCTGTGGGATAACTGCGAGCACTTTGTCACTTATTGCAGATACGGGTCTCCTGTGAGCTTTCAGACCGATAAG TTTTGTGATATACTGAAGAAGATCATTCGAGACCAAAGGAGCATTGTGATTTCTGCTGCCGTAGGATTGGCATTGACGCTTTGTTTGGGAATAGGCCCATTCACCACCCTTCCCAGTTTTCTTATTACCTTCAGCCTGTGGATGGCGAGCTAA